The following nucleotide sequence is from Caldicellulosiruptor saccharolyticus DSM 8903.
AGTAATTATACTTGACGATAGACACGTTCAGACTGTTTCACATTACATTGTTGAAGGTATTTACGACTTAGCAAAGGCTGCTTATCCGTACCTGTTCAAATAAAAACAAAGAAATTTGAAGTGGTGGTATGTATTGAAAAGGGTTATAGTGATACTGAGCCTAATACTTTTAATAGTATTTGTGGTCTCAATAGGGGTGGGAAGTGTGTTTATCCCTCCCCTTCGTGTTTTAAAGGCACTTTTTTCACTCATTGGTTTTAAAGTAGCTGGGGTCAGCCAGATGGATCTGACAATTATAGGCCAGATTAGACTTCCCAGAATAATAATTGCTATGACTGTAGGCATGAGCTTGTCTGTTGCAGGAGCACTTGTGCAGGGACTTTATAGAAACCCTATGGCAGATCCGGGTATAATTGGAACATCAAGCGGTGCGAGCTTCGGGGCAATTTCTTGTATTGCTCTTTCGCTCAACACCATAAGCATTTTTTATTTACCTTTATTTTCATTTGTAGGCGCACTTAGTATTTCTTTTTTAGTATACAAGCTTGCAACAAAAAACAGGAAAACTCCCATTTTGAACCTGATATTAATTGGCATTGCTGTATCCACTTTTATATCCTCAATAAATTCCCTTATCCTCTCAAACATCAATCAGTACCAGGTAAGCGAGTATATATTTTGGATGCTGGGTGGGCTTGATAGTCGCAGCTGGACACATGTGAAGATAAGTTTTGTGCCTCTTGTTATTTTGATACTGTGTTCACTTATTTTTGCAAAGAGGATAAACATTCTAATATTAGGAGAAGAAGAAAGCTATACAATTGGTGTCAACCCTGAGAGACTCAAAAAACGGCTTTTAATTTTAGTTTCTCTTTTAACAGGGATTGCAGTTTCAGTTTCAGGTGCGATTTCATTTGTGGGGCTGATAACACCACATATTTTAAGGCTTATTGTCGGAAGTGATTATAGAAAACTAATTCCTGCTTCAATTCTTGGTGGTGGAATTTTTTTGATAGTGTGCGACACAATTGCAAGAGTGTTGTTTTCACCAATTGAAGTAAAGGTTGGGATTATAACCTCAATTGTGGGTGCACCGTACTTTTTGTACCTTTTAAAAAAGCGTGAGAATGAGGTGACAATTTGATATTATGTCTCTTTATATAGAAAGTCTAAAGTGTGGGTATACAAAACCCATAGTAGAAGTCGAAAAGGGAATAGAATTTAAAGAAGGAAAAGTCTATGGGATAGTTGGTCCAAATGGAAGTGGGAAAAGTACATTCATTAAGGCCTTAGCAGGGATTGTCAAAATTTTTGAAGGAAAGGTTTTTTATAATCAAACTAATATATTTTCACTTTCTGATATTGAACGGGCAAAAATTATATCGTATATGCCTCAGAGTGTATTTTCAAACTTTCCTTTTACGGTGATTGACATAGTAATGATGGGAAGATACCCACACGAAAAGAGTAGGTTTTCAAACGACAAAGAGAGCAAGAAAGTTGCCGAAGAGAAAATAGATATGGTTGAGTTAACAGCAAAAAAGTATTCAAGCATCTTGCAGATTTCAGGTGGTGAGAGGCAAAGAACTTCGTTTGCAAGGGTACTTGCCCAAGAGAGCAAAGTTTTACTTTTAGATGAGCCAAATTCAAACCTTGACATTACACATCAAGAAAAGATTTTAAATATTGTAAAGGATGAAGTGAGAT
It contains:
- a CDS encoding FecCD family ABC transporter permease → MVSIGVGSVFIPPLRVLKALFSLIGFKVAGVSQMDLTIIGQIRLPRIIIAMTVGMSLSVAGALVQGLYRNPMADPGIIGTSSGASFGAISCIALSLNTISIFYLPLFSFVGALSISFLVYKLATKNRKTPILNLILIGIAVSTFISSINSLILSNINQYQVSEYIFWMLGGLDSRSWTHVKISFVPLVILILCSLIFAKRINILILGEEESYTIGVNPERLKKRLLILVSLLTGIAVSVSGAISFVGLITPHILRLIVGSDYRKLIPASILGGGIFLIVCDTIARVLFSPIEVKVGIITSIVGAPYFLYLLKKRENEVTI